Proteins from a genomic interval of Acidobacteriota bacterium:
- the qmoC gene encoding quinone-interacting membrane-bound oxidoreductase complex subunit QmoC, protein MASIPVINTSTDFRDAFFDHGGEKAARCYQCATCSSVCELAPANAPFPRRQILWAQWGMEDRLMGDAGPFLCHQCNDCSVRCPREVNPGDIMASVRAMVIEKMATPRFLGRLVGNAKRTWPLLVLAPLIYWIILLGATGVHIPAVDGTLAAADGRFHYEHFVPHSLIYITYFSATAFVALMMFISGRKYWRLLGENQPRDGSFIGGLLASLFPIGLHTKFGACDRGIPKRRWGHFLVMWGFIGAAITSGFAIVYLYRETVFFSWLNLEYSYPVPITHWVKWLGNISAVALVIGGLLLWFNRQHPEDKLVGVTTAFDRFFLWVVLTVIATGVLTEVFRFIPIPPIVGCSVYVIHLAIVLTLFLTLPYSKFAHILYRTLAMAHERAATD, encoded by the coding sequence ATGGCCTCGATTCCGGTCATCAACACGTCAACGGATTTCCGCGATGCGTTCTTTGACCACGGCGGGGAGAAAGCCGCGCGCTGTTACCAGTGCGCCACCTGCTCGAGCGTCTGCGAGCTCGCACCGGCCAACGCACCCTTCCCGCGCCGACAGATCCTGTGGGCGCAGTGGGGCATGGAAGACCGGCTCATGGGAGACGCTGGCCCATTCCTGTGCCACCAGTGCAACGACTGCTCGGTACGCTGCCCGCGTGAGGTCAACCCGGGCGACATCATGGCGTCGGTCCGCGCGATGGTGATCGAAAAGATGGCGACTCCGCGCTTCTTGGGCAGGTTGGTGGGCAACGCCAAGAGGACGTGGCCTTTGTTGGTCCTCGCGCCGCTGATCTACTGGATCATCCTGCTCGGCGCAACCGGCGTCCACATTCCAGCCGTGGACGGGACCCTGGCTGCCGCCGACGGACGCTTCCACTACGAGCACTTCGTACCCCACTCCCTGATCTACATCACTTATTTTTCCGCCACTGCATTCGTCGCTCTGATGATGTTCATTTCGGGACGGAAGTACTGGCGGCTGCTCGGAGAGAATCAGCCGCGAGACGGGTCGTTCATCGGTGGACTTCTCGCCTCACTCTTTCCGATCGGACTGCACACCAAATTCGGTGCCTGCGACCGAGGCATTCCAAAGAGAAGATGGGGCCATTTCCTGGTCATGTGGGGATTCATCGGCGCCGCGATAACATCCGGATTCGCGATCGTCTACCTCTACCGGGAGACGGTCTTTTTCTCGTGGCTCAACCTCGAATACAGTTACCCGGTTCCGATAACCCACTGGGTCAAATGGCTCGGCAACATCTCGGCCGTAGCCCTCGTAATTGGCGGCTTGTTGTTGTGGTTCAATCGCCAGCATCCTGAGGACAAGCTGGTCGGCGTAACGACCGCCTTCGACCGATTCTTCCTGTGGGTCGTGCTCACCGTCATCGCGACGGGCGTGCTGACCGAGGTGTTCCGTTTCATTCCGATTCCACCGATCGTCGGATGTTCGGTCTATGTGATCCACCTGGCGATCGTGTTGACCCTGTTTTTGACCCTCCCCTACTCCAAATTTGCGCACATTCTCTACCGCACATTGGCGATGGCCCACGAACGGGCTGCGACCGATTGA
- a CDS encoding FAD-dependent oxidoreductase, whose amino-acid sequence MNEAKSLLVLGAGIAGISAALEAAEAGAEVTVVERDASIGGRVARTNNYFPKMCPPSCGMEINVRRIERNPRIRVLTNSRVTGAVQTSSGWAIEVTSGPAWVNQKCTACGDCEKACKTEVDDPHNLGMSKAKAIRLPHPNAWPKRFVFDRTEVSDKEAGKIAEACTYGAIDLDASETTETVEVGAVIVATGWKPYPLENLEELGGDLEDVIANVQMERMAAPSGPTGGKILKPSNGEAPTNVAFVQCAGSRDVNHLNYCSGVCCLASLKQATYVKEQLPDAAVTMYYIDRRAPGRNEDVLLKVAAMDGVKLTKGKVGRIEKKRGVLKLHVEDVENEKILEAEHDLVVLATGMVPNAVDEDLAVFTRKDDDGFVLDDFESNVTVAGVARRPEDVAASVRDATGAAARALVAAGRRS is encoded by the coding sequence ATGAACGAAGCCAAGAGTCTGCTGGTCCTTGGTGCCGGAATCGCCGGAATCAGCGCCGCCCTGGAAGCGGCCGAGGCCGGCGCAGAGGTCACCGTCGTGGAACGCGATGCTTCAATCGGCGGCCGCGTCGCACGAACCAACAACTACTTTCCCAAGATGTGCCCGCCGTCGTGCGGCATGGAGATCAACGTCCGGCGCATCGAGCGGAATCCGCGGATCCGCGTTCTGACCAACTCGCGGGTCACCGGAGCCGTGCAGACGAGCAGCGGCTGGGCGATCGAGGTCACCAGCGGTCCGGCGTGGGTCAACCAAAAGTGCACCGCCTGCGGCGACTGCGAGAAGGCGTGCAAGACCGAGGTCGACGATCCCCACAACCTGGGGATGTCAAAGGCCAAGGCCATCCGCCTCCCCCACCCCAACGCGTGGCCGAAGCGCTTCGTCTTCGACCGGACCGAGGTCAGCGACAAGGAGGCCGGCAAGATTGCCGAAGCCTGCACCTACGGCGCGATCGACCTCGACGCCTCGGAGACTACCGAAACGGTGGAGGTCGGCGCGGTGATCGTCGCAACCGGATGGAAGCCCTACCCGCTGGAGAATCTGGAAGAACTTGGCGGCGATCTCGAGGATGTCATCGCCAACGTCCAGATGGAACGGATGGCAGCGCCCTCCGGTCCGACCGGCGGCAAGATCCTCAAGCCTTCGAACGGTGAGGCGCCGACCAACGTGGCCTTCGTCCAGTGTGCCGGCTCGCGTGACGTCAACCATTTGAACTACTGCTCTGGTGTCTGCTGTCTGGCATCGCTCAAGCAGGCCACCTACGTCAAGGAGCAGCTTCCCGACGCCGCGGTCACGATGTACTACATCGACCGCCGCGCGCCCGGCCGCAACGAGGACGTTTTGCTCAAGGTGGCGGCGATGGACGGCGTCAAGCTCACCAAGGGCAAGGTCGGTCGGATCGAGAAGAAACGCGGCGTTCTCAAGCTGCACGTCGAGGACGTCGAGAACGAGAAGATCCTCGAGGCCGAGCACGACCTGGTGGTGCTGGCTACCGGCATGGTGCCGAACGCAGTCGATGAAGACCTCGCGGTATTCACCCGAAAGGACGACGACGGCTTCGTCCTCGATGACTTCGAGTCGAACGTGACTGTGGCAGGCGTCGCCCGGCGTCCGGAGGACGTCGCTGCATCGGTGCGAGACGCAACAGGAGCTGCAGCACGGGCTCTCGTGGCAGCCGGAAGGAGGTCATGA
- a CDS encoding YkgJ family cysteine cluster protein, translating into MSTGHASLPEFLTDKRQLAEGEIFNFTCHPGVPCFNSCCADVNIVLTPIDVLRLARRLEMDTRQFLEIHTSNPITKDLQLPIVMLKMTDGENKPCPFVGEQGCTVYEDRPWACRMYPLGMAIPPARAGEEPEPIFFVFEDDHCKGRLQADAKEWTAKSWRDDQGIEDRESLETGFRDLVSHPWFIGGRTLDPKRMHMFYTACYDIDTFRSFVFESSFLEKFEIPPDELEELKTNDEALLRFAFKWLRFAMFAEPTMKVREGVVDRSTT; encoded by the coding sequence ATGAGCACCGGACACGCGAGCCTGCCCGAGTTCCTTACCGACAAGAGGCAGCTCGCGGAGGGCGAAATTTTCAACTTCACCTGCCATCCAGGCGTTCCCTGCTTCAACTCCTGCTGCGCCGACGTCAACATCGTCCTGACGCCGATCGACGTGCTCCGTCTGGCGCGCAGGCTCGAGATGGACACTCGTCAATTCCTCGAAATCCATACCTCGAACCCGATCACCAAAGATCTACAGCTTCCGATAGTGATGCTGAAGATGACGGATGGGGAAAACAAACCCTGCCCCTTCGTCGGCGAACAGGGCTGCACGGTCTACGAGGATCGTCCCTGGGCGTGTCGAATGTACCCTCTCGGAATGGCGATTCCCCCCGCCCGCGCGGGCGAGGAGCCCGAGCCCATCTTCTTCGTTTTCGAGGACGACCACTGCAAGGGGCGCCTCCAGGCGGACGCCAAAGAGTGGACCGCGAAAAGCTGGCGTGACGATCAGGGCATCGAGGACCGCGAAAGTCTCGAAACCGGGTTCCGTGACCTGGTCAGCCATCCCTGGTTCATCGGCGGCCGGACGCTCGATCCGAAGCGCATGCACATGTTCTATACGGCGTGCTACGACATCGATACGTTTCGATCGTTCGTCTTCGAATCCTCGTTCCTCGAAAAGTTCGAGATCCCGCCTGATGAACTCGAAGAGCTGAAAACAAATGACGAGGCCCTCCTCCGCTTCGCCTTCAAATGGTTGCGTTTCGCGATGTTCGCGGAGCCGACGATGAAGGTGCGTGAGGGAGTGGTCGATCGGAGTACCACATGA
- a CDS encoding hydrogenase iron-sulfur subunit, whose protein sequence is MMDKLGVFLCTGCGIGDAIDVDDVFEGAEETGCACTLAHECFCGPEGLEAIKNAVSENDLDGILVAACSERAKTAEFNSLTVEGPAMFRTAIREHCAWPLKEAEDDEDKTLCAKDMVQMGLARLNGVKPIEPLAEEISDAVMVVGSGRAGLEAALTASGLGHPVVLIESDDKLGGLLAAQKSIPPEEPPYEQPAENPVPKLIEKIEADNQIKVLTTTNIVKIDGQPGQFKVQLNGSSGLEMTIGSIVQATGAKPYDASKLGHLGYGASPDVVTSQEFEQMLVDGKITCPSDGRKPDRIAFIQCAGSRDENHLNYCSSECCINTLRQMMEVAKIDTSIENAVIYKDIRAPGQMEYFFLSAQKESAGMMTRGDVQKVEANGKLTVHVANSLLGDEVAIEADMVVLAVGMVPTSADGELIRELHDSRHQAEHSESSQVRETSAARAEELADHEDTEILNLEYRQGPDLPTLKYGFPDSHFICFPYESRRTGIYAAGTVHAPMDSVQASEDGIGAAMKAVQCIEMAKRGEAVHPRAGDTAYPDFFLQRCTQCKRCTEECPFGTLNEDEKGTPEFFPLRCRRCGICMGACPERIISFQDYSVHMVAEMIKAFEVPEDYEEKPRIIALMCENDALPALETAAANGATWNPWTRIIPVRCLGSMNIVWLAEALSRGVDGVILIGCPFGDDYQCHYMRGSELANTRLENVGETLERLALESERVKLVELSHDEFERIPTILDEFAEELDEMGPNPLKGF, encoded by the coding sequence ATGATGGACAAGCTCGGAGTTTTCCTGTGCACCGGCTGCGGAATCGGCGACGCCATCGATGTCGATGACGTGTTCGAAGGAGCCGAAGAAACCGGGTGCGCCTGCACCCTGGCTCATGAGTGTTTCTGCGGCCCCGAAGGTCTTGAAGCGATCAAGAACGCGGTTTCTGAAAACGACCTCGACGGCATTCTCGTGGCTGCCTGTTCCGAACGGGCAAAGACGGCGGAGTTCAACTCCCTGACCGTCGAAGGCCCGGCGATGTTCCGGACGGCGATTCGTGAGCACTGCGCCTGGCCGCTCAAGGAAGCCGAAGACGACGAAGACAAGACGCTGTGCGCCAAGGACATGGTGCAGATGGGCCTTGCCCGTCTCAACGGCGTCAAGCCGATCGAGCCGTTGGCCGAAGAGATCAGCGATGCGGTAATGGTAGTCGGAAGCGGCCGCGCCGGACTCGAGGCGGCGCTGACCGCCTCCGGCCTCGGCCACCCGGTGGTCCTGATCGAGAGCGACGACAAGCTTGGCGGGTTGCTCGCCGCCCAGAAATCGATCCCTCCGGAGGAGCCGCCATACGAGCAGCCGGCCGAAAACCCGGTACCGAAGCTGATCGAGAAGATCGAAGCTGACAATCAGATCAAGGTTCTGACCACGACCAACATCGTCAAGATCGACGGCCAGCCGGGTCAGTTCAAGGTGCAGCTCAACGGCTCATCGGGTCTCGAAATGACGATCGGCTCGATCGTCCAGGCAACCGGGGCCAAGCCGTACGACGCCTCGAAACTCGGCCACCTCGGTTACGGGGCCTCACCGGATGTGGTGACCTCCCAGGAGTTCGAGCAGATGTTGGTCGACGGCAAGATCACCTGTCCGTCGGACGGGAGGAAGCCGGACCGGATCGCCTTTATCCAGTGCGCCGGTTCGCGCGACGAAAATCATCTCAACTACTGTTCGTCCGAGTGCTGCATCAACACCCTGCGCCAGATGATGGAGGTCGCGAAGATCGACACATCGATCGAAAACGCGGTCATCTACAAGGACATCCGCGCGCCCGGTCAAATGGAGTACTTCTTCCTCTCCGCGCAGAAGGAATCGGCCGGGATGATGACTCGCGGTGATGTCCAGAAGGTCGAGGCCAACGGCAAGCTCACGGTCCACGTGGCCAACAGCCTTCTCGGTGACGAGGTGGCGATCGAGGCAGATATGGTGGTGCTGGCGGTCGGAATGGTGCCTACATCCGCCGACGGCGAGCTGATCCGCGAACTGCACGACTCGCGCCACCAGGCCGAACACTCCGAGAGCTCACAGGTCCGCGAGACCTCGGCCGCCCGTGCCGAGGAGCTCGCCGACCACGAGGACACCGAGATCCTCAACCTCGAGTATCGCCAGGGCCCGGACCTGCCGACCCTCAAGTACGGCTTCCCGGACTCGCATTTCATTTGCTTCCCGTACGAGTCTCGGCGAACCGGAATTTACGCCGCCGGCACGGTGCATGCGCCAATGGATTCGGTGCAAGCCTCCGAAGACGGAATTGGCGCCGCCATGAAGGCGGTTCAGTGCATCGAAATGGCGAAACGTGGCGAGGCGGTTCACCCACGCGCTGGCGACACTGCGTATCCGGATTTCTTCCTCCAGCGCTGCACCCAGTGCAAGCGTTGCACCGAGGAATGCCCCTTCGGAACTCTCAACGAGGACGAGAAGGGCACACCGGAGTTCTTCCCGCTGCGCTGCCGCCGTTGCGGCATCTGCATGGGCGCCTGCCCGGAGAGGATCATTTCCTTCCAGGACTACTCGGTCCACATGGTGGCCGAGATGATCAAGGCATTCGAGGTTCCCGAGGATTACGAGGAGAAACCCCGGATCATCGCCTTGATGTGCGAAAACGACGCCCTCCCCGCCCTCGAAACGGCTGCCGCGAATGGCGCGACCTGGAACCCGTGGACGCGGATCATTCCGGTGCGCTGCCTCGGATCGATGAACATCGTGTGGCTCGCCGAGGCGCTGTCGCGTGGCGTCGATGGTGTCATCCTCATCGGCTGCCCCTTCGGTGACGACTACCAGTGCCACTACATGCGCGGTTCAGAGCTTGCCAACACGCGGCTCGAAAACGTCGGCGAGACCCTCGAACGCCTCGCCCTAGAGTCCGAGCGCGTCAAGCTGGTCGAGCTTTCGCACGACGAGTTCGAACGGATTCCGACGATTCTCGACGAGTTCGCCGAAGAACTCGACGAGATGGGCCCGAACCCGCTCAAGGGATTCTAG
- a CDS encoding alpha/beta hydrolase, translating to MRRFTLFAMLLALGCGGASEPPAAVEEPLAADSGVAKFGQSEIYWELAGEGEPTVILIHGGFLDCHMWDEQFELLAKTHRVLRYDASAHGRSVLPPDAYWDHMDLRELMNTLGIERAVLVGLSLGGRIAIDMALEEPERVEAVVAVSSGLSGYRFESEYHIENRDAMIDAWRAGEFDAVVEAFQREWTDGPYRTPEEVDPVVREKVRAMARNGLEHAMEGRLIDPPAIDRLDELDLPMLVVVGELDMPGIHEIADMVVAANPSAQLVTIPDVAHMVNMEAPDRFNELLLGYLSRF from the coding sequence ATGCGTCGTTTCACGTTGTTCGCTATGCTGCTCGCGCTCGGGTGTGGGGGCGCTTCGGAACCGCCAGCCGCCGTGGAGGAGCCCCTTGCGGCCGATTCTGGCGTCGCGAAGTTCGGCCAGAGCGAGATCTACTGGGAGCTGGCCGGCGAGGGCGAGCCGACGGTGATCCTGATCCACGGCGGGTTTCTCGATTGTCACATGTGGGACGAGCAGTTCGAGCTGCTGGCGAAAACCCACCGCGTTCTCCGGTACGACGCCAGCGCCCACGGCAGATCGGTACTGCCGCCGGATGCCTACTGGGATCACATGGACCTTCGCGAGCTGATGAACACCCTTGGCATCGAACGCGCCGTTCTGGTCGGCTTGTCCCTCGGTGGCAGGATTGCCATCGATATGGCGCTCGAGGAGCCGGAACGGGTGGAGGCGGTCGTTGCGGTCTCCTCAGGCCTGAGCGGCTACCGTTTCGAGTCCGAGTACCACATCGAGAATCGTGATGCCATGATCGATGCCTGGCGGGCGGGTGAGTTCGACGCGGTGGTGGAGGCCTTTCAGCGAGAGTGGACCGACGGGCCGTATCGGACTCCCGAGGAGGTCGATCCGGTGGTGCGGGAGAAGGTGCGAGCGATGGCGCGAAACGGCCTCGAACACGCCATGGAAGGCCGGCTGATCGACCCACCGGCAATCGATCGTCTCGACGAGCTCGATCTGCCGATGTTGGTGGTGGTCGGCGAGCTCGATATGCCCGGAATTCACGAGATCGCCGACATGGTCGTCGCAGCCAATCCGAGTGCCCAGCTGGTGACCATCCCCGACGTCGCCCATATGGTGAATATGGAAGCGCCAGATCGCTTCAACGAGCTGCTCCTCGGATACCTCTCGCGGTTCTGA
- the sat gene encoding sulfate adenylyltransferase yields the protein MIKPHGSDTLNPLYVADGAKRAELLEEAKSLKSIVVCSQAAANAVMMGSGYFNPLTGYMNLADSISVAENMKTTDGLFFPVPIVNVVEDASGIEPGMRIALLDPNISGNPVLAIQTVEAVETATDEQMALMTDKVYRTDDMEHPGVKAFNTVGKTFISGPIEVLNFSYFERDFPETFRTAMQIRDLIEKNGWSKVVAFQTRNPMHRAHEELVRMAMERENADGAVIHMLLGKLKPGDIPADVRDAAIRKMAELYFPPNSVEITGYGYDMLYAGPREAVLHAVFRQNMGATHLIVGRDHAGVGDYYGPFDAQAIFHDEVPEGALEIKIFEADHTAFSRELGKVIMMREAPEGHKKESFVFLSGTKVREMLSNGEDLPPEFARPEVAKILMNYYQSQKS from the coding sequence ATGATCAAACCACACGGATCCGACACTCTGAACCCTCTGTACGTGGCGGACGGCGCCAAGCGTGCGGAACTTCTCGAAGAGGCCAAAAGCCTGAAATCCATCGTCGTCTGCTCGCAGGCAGCCGCCAACGCGGTGATGATGGGCTCGGGCTATTTCAACCCGCTGACCGGTTACATGAATCTCGCCGACTCGATATCGGTCGCCGAGAACATGAAGACGACGGACGGACTGTTCTTCCCGGTGCCCATCGTCAATGTGGTCGAGGATGCTTCGGGCATCGAGCCCGGAATGCGCATCGCGCTCCTCGATCCCAACATCAGCGGCAATCCCGTGCTTGCCATCCAGACAGTCGAGGCCGTGGAGACAGCCACCGACGAGCAGATGGCCCTCATGACCGACAAGGTCTACCGCACTGACGACATGGAACACCCGGGCGTCAAGGCTTTCAACACCGTTGGCAAGACCTTCATCTCAGGCCCCATCGAGGTGCTCAACTTCTCGTACTTCGAGAGAGACTTCCCGGAAACCTTCCGCACCGCTATGCAGATCCGCGACCTCATCGAAAAGAACGGCTGGTCCAAGGTCGTGGCCTTTCAGACCCGCAACCCCATGCACCGGGCCCACGAGGAGCTGGTGCGCATGGCGATGGAGCGCGAGAACGCCGACGGCGCCGTCATTCATATGTTGCTCGGCAAGCTCAAGCCCGGTGACATCCCGGCCGACGTGCGCGACGCCGCCATCCGTAAGATGGCCGAGCTGTACTTCCCGCCCAACAGCGTCGAAATCACCGGCTACGGTTATGACATGCTCTACGCCGGCCCGCGCGAGGCCGTGCTGCACGCGGTCTTCCGCCAGAACATGGGCGCGACCCACCTGATCGTCGGTCGCGACCACGCTGGAGTTGGCGACTATTACGGTCCCTTCGATGCCCAGGCCATCTTCCACGACGAGGTCCCCGAGGGCGCTCTCGAGATCAAGATCTTCGAGGCCGACCACACCGCGTTCTCGCGCGAGCTCGGCAAAGTCATCATGATGCGCGAGGCCCCCGAGGGCCACAAGAAGGAGTCCTTCGTCTTCCTGTCCGGCACCAAGGTGCGCGAGATGCTGAGCAACGGCGAAGACCTGCCGCCGGAGTTTGCCCGGCCCGAGGTCGCGAAGATCCTCATGAACTATTATCAAAGCCAGAAGTCATAA